In the genome of Alphaproteobacteria bacterium, the window ATGGGTCGTTTGAAGGGTTCATGACAAAAAAAATTACCATTAAGCGTATTGTAAATGCGGTTTTGTCGCGTATTCCATTTGTTGCCGCGCTACGCACCAAGCACCAATATAATAAGACCCTGCAGCAATGGTCGTTGTTTATCCAATCTGCAACGGCTAAACCCGCATCGCAGTGTTTTGATAGGTTGCTGATTATTCCATCTGAACCGTACACGTTAATCGGCTCACGCGGTGACCATGCGATGATGACCGCCATTATTGATAAGGCGCGATTAAAAAATCCAAACATAAAAATTGCATTACTGACCGCAACGAATGGAGCGGATGCAGCAGCGCATAAAATGGGCTGCGTGCCGTTGCGCGTATGGCAAGATAGGATTAATCCGGAACGGCTTTATGCGGATTTAAAGAGCTATGCACCTGATGCAGTGGCACTGCTTGGTGCAGATGCGATGGATGGGTATTACACATCCTATGGCACACTAAGTTATTTAATTATTGGCGATGTATGCGCGCGTTTGGGCGCACGAGTTGCGTTTATTGGTTTTAGTTTTAATGCTGCGCCAGCGCCGGAACTTAAAGCAGCTTTCCAGCAAATGCATCCAGCCGTGAGCTTCAACTTGCGTGATGCGATTTCAAACCGTCGTTTCAAGGAATTTACATCGCGCGATACGCATCAGGTTGCAGATGCAGCCTTTTGTCTTAAGCCAGATGTGCAGAGCGCGGAGTATAAGAGTGTTAGCCATTGGGCCCGCCAGCAACGCGAGGCAGGAAATCTGGTACTTGGTTTCAACCTGCACCCCATGTTGATTAAACATGCAAGTGCGCAGCAAATTAAAGCGCTGGTGGATGGCATAGTGAATGTTATTTCAGGTGTTTCGCAGCACAAGAAAATTAGCTGGCTGCTTGTCCCGCATGATTTTCGTGACAAGGTGGCAGATAATGTCTGCTTAGATGCAATCGCGCAGCAATTGCAGGGGAGGAGCCTAAAAAATGCCCTACAAGTTACAGGGCAGCCCACTGCCGCAACGCTGAAAGCGATGGTTGGTCTGACTGATGGGCTTGTCACGGGCCGTATGCATTTGGCAATCGCCGCGCTTGGCATGGGCGTGCCGGTTCTGGCGCTGACATATCAAGATAAATTCCAGGGTTTGTTTGATTATTTCGATTTGCCGGAATGGTTATTGGTCAGCCCGAATGCCGCGTTTGAAACGCAAGGTTTAATCGCCAAAATTGAGTAATTTATTGATGAACGTAGCAATTTGCAGAATACCATCGCTGTGCATTTGCCAAAGATTCAGGAATTATCGAACAATAATTTTATGTTTATGGATGCTGGCTAGCGCTATTTCGATACAATGTGCGCAGGAACGCCAACGGCTGTTGCATGGTCCGGTACATCTTTGAGTACAACCGAATTGGCGCCAATTTTTGCATGATTGCCAACTTTTATAGCGCCAACTATTACCGCTCCGCTATTAATCGCTACGTTATCGCCAATAATAGGGTCGCCTGTTTCATCGCTATCACGCCGGCCAAGCGTCACGTTCTGATTGATAGAAACATTTTTGCCAATCACGCATTCACCGCCAATTACTATCCCGTAAGGATGCGGCATATAGATGCCAGAGCCGATGGTTGCTTTAATATCAATTTCTGAACCAAAATAGATGGTTGTCACATACCATAAAACCCGCCGCAATAACTTGCCCAATAACGGGATTTTGCCGAATACTTCTTGCAGCCTGACGGATAGTGCCAATTGAAAACCAGGTACCAGTAAAAGCAGATAAAAAATATACAATGGTAAAAAGAATATGGATTTAATGCGCGGCGGATAATAACCAGCATCGCTGGTTATTTTTTTCCAAAATCCTTCAGGCGTTTTATGTTGTTCGTGCGCGGGCATATATTATCTCTGGATTACGCAAATTCGTTTTTATTGCGCCATTTAGCAGGTGCGGATTTACCAATAAGAATGCCAATAATCAAGCACATGCTTGCGCTTTCTATAACATTCGAGGTCATGCCAACAATGAAAACCACGCAAGTCAGTGTATAATAAACCAGAAACTCGCTGCTATTGATAGGAAGCCATTTGCGTACGCCCATGACCAAAAAGCGTATGAAAAAAATGCTGAATGCACCAAAAGTAACATACAGATATATGAATAAGTTATCCGCTGAATTTGCATTCAGACGTTCAAAGAAATATTGCGGCGTGCCAATTCCACCAATGCCACGGCCAAATATCATAGGAAAGACTTCATCGGTCTTGAAAATCAAATCCCATGCGTTGGGCCACATCCATGCGCCGCGATCCATCATTGAGCTTAAGTTAATAAATCCAATGCCTTCGCTGGATGTAATTTGCGAGCGGCTGGTTAAAAAAAGCACCGGCAGCAATACCGAAACAGACGCCAATCCAGTTAAAACAGCCAGCGCAACCCGTTCAGCATTTTTGGTGGGTTTTTTCTTAGCATAATCCTGCTGTTGCAGGAATTCTACAAGTATAATCATCAATGGCACAACTGCCATTGCAATCAATGTGGTTTTTGATGTGGTAAGATAAATAGCAACGGTAGACATCAACCATATTACAATTTTTAGAAAAATATTCATGCGCATGGTCAATACGACAACACAGAACAGCGCGATTTGATTGGATGCGGCATAATTGGCGCGTGAAAATCCAGCCAAACGGTTAAAGCCGGCCGTTGTCCAGTCGCGTGATGTTTGCATAGTTTGCCCAAATATTTGATAACTTTCACCAGTCCATGGAAATACAACAAATGCATTAATTAAGACGCCAGTGGTTACAATCAGCCACCATATCAATATGTTTTTCTGAAAATGGCCCTGAAGCTCGAATGAGCTGACCAGCAAGCCAAGAAAGAATGGCAGCCAGATATAAAGTCCGAACGCTACCGCCCCTAATTCGCGCCCCATAAATAGCCCGTATATTGAATAGGACATGAAGAGCAGCAGAAAGAGCCCCATCTGCTTATGGATATGCATCGTTAATCCATAAATAACGAAATATCCGATCACCACAACGCCAGCGAATACGATAGGAATATAAGAAAGGTAGAGCAGGGCAGAATTGGCGGTATAATATTTGATAACCCCGCCCAACATTTCATTCAGAATGACCAGGCACATGGCAAGCACAATGGCCTGTTTCAACGCGTAGGTTCCCCATGATTTTTTATGGTAGGGACTGTTGGCTCTAATCTCGGTGGGCAGCATGAAATGGCAACGGGTTATTTGATAACGCGGCTGACAATAAGCGGCATCGCCTGTAGTTGCAAGGCAAGAGGCTGTTTATCTTTAACGTCAATCACAACGCTATTTGACAGCAAAGTGGCTACTTGCCAGCGTCCGGCAGGCAGGGCCAATTGATAGGGCTGCGTTTCTATTTCGCTGGTCCAAAGCGCATAGGCGAGGTTGCGGCCTTTTTTGAACCGCAAACCATAAATCCCGTTGGTGTGCGATATAATTTTATCAAAACGGTAGCCGTTTAATGCTTGGCCTAACTCGCGAATAGCATGAAAGGCTGGTTTTCGGGTTTCATCGCTGTCGCTATCCAGCATATTGTAATGCAGTAAGCCGTAATTATGCTCGCCATCACTGGTATCATCGCTGGTATCTTGCCAGTCATACCAGATGGAGAATGGCATGCGCATAGAACTGGTAATCAGGAAGGCGCGCGCAGCATAGGCCGCTTGCATATCTTCGCTTACACCCTTTGTATCGGCGGTGTGGTAGCCCCATTCACTGAATATATAAGGCGCGCGGATGCCATGCTTTGTGAGTAGTGCATTTAGGCGCGATGTTTCATTAAAAATACACTCAGGCTTTTTAGGAGTGCAATAGGGGTGAATACTGATAGCATCCCACTGTCTAGCAATAGGGTCATTGAGCACAGCGTTTAAATAAGTATAAGAAGCTTCTTTCTTGCTTTGGTCAGATGTGGGGCCAGCAAGAGCAGGCGCAAGAATAGGTTGGTGCGGTGCCGCGCGCTTTAACGCCCGTGTAACCACCCGTGCAAGCTCGATATAATCCTCAACCTTTGGTGTTGGTTTCCAAAAACCCCAATTCGGTTCGTTGTAGATCTCCCATGCTACATCGTTATTGGCGTAATGCTTGGCAGCCGCTTCGGCAAAACCCGCAAAAGCGCGCCGCCCGATATTGGTATAAGGCGAAAGATTGCTGTCATACAAAGGGTTGCGATAGTTCAGAATGAGAAGGACTTTTATTCCCGCATCATTCATCGCATTTACAAACGTATCATATTTTTCAAAATTATACTCGCCGCGTTCTTTCTCTATGGATGCCCAATCAAAATCCTTGCGCACCCAACCAAAGCCGGCTTCCTTTAAAAGCTTGATATGATCTTCAGCTTTGCCAAGAAAATGCACATTTACGCCAAACCCGTTAGGAATAGACGTTTCCCTTAATGGCGCGGCGTATAGCGGCACAGCCAAAAATAACATCAGCAGGTATAACGCAATTTTATTCATGGCTGGCGAATTCCAATTGCTGTTTGACAATAGTGGTAATTTCAAAATCATGGATATGGACAAGGCAATTATTGCGCCATTCCTCAAGAATTTCGGGTTTTTGTAAAACGGCTTCTATTGCATCGCGCCAGGCAGCTTTATTTCCTGCTTCAATAACTTTGCCTGTAATACCATCCTTGATGAGTTCAGGAATACCGCCCTTGCGGCTGCCCATTACGGGTAGCCCTAGTGATAACGCGTGAACCACCACGCCCGGTGAATTCTCTGCCCAGATGGATGGAATAAACATCACATCACTATTCACCATGTAATTACTGATTTCCGATTGCGATATATATCCGGTGAAATCGCACCAACTTTCTTTTGCATATGTGGCACGCAAGGATGCGCTTTCCTGCCCATCACCAATCACAGTAACCTTGAACTTGTACTTGTCTTTTAATTGCAAAAGCACATTCAGCAGTAAATCAACGCCCTTGGTGTTGTGCAAGCGACCCACATATAGAAAGCGGATATTGTCACTGGCCACGCGCTGCGCTGTTGCTGGCGGATAGGTGTTGGGGTTTAAAATAGCCTGATTTCGGTAGGATTTTATGGGAAGAAATCTGGATAATGTTTCAATGTTAGCTTGCGATGGTGAAATAAAGCCCAGTTTCTTGCTTTGCTTCAACATGTTCCATTTGTAAGCAGATGAAATTTTGCAGCTGGTACATTGCATGGCGCATTCGCTGCCGTTTTTGAACATGTTCATTCGGATACAGGCAAGGCCAAGGTCGTGCAGTACAAAATTGATTTTGATATTACGCCTGGTGATTTCCTGTAATGCGTTATAGCCAAGACCTTGGAGTAAATGAATGCTGACGACATCCGGCTTAAAGTTATCCAGCACATCCGCCATGATGCGTTTATTGCGCGGGTCGAAATGGTCAAGGAAATGCCACAGCAGTTTTTGCAACCCTTTTGCTTTTTGAAAATGAAAGGTTGCATAGGGGCGCGGCATAAGAACACGCCACATCCGCATTCCTTCAAAAAGCTGGTTATCAACGGCATCACCGGTATCGAGTGCAGTCGTTAAAACGCCAACATCCCAACCATTATCACGGAAATGCAATGCAAGGTTGTAGGCAGAACTTTCTGCGCCGCCTAGCACATGGGGTGGGAAGAGGGATGAAACGATGAGTATGCGTTGCTTGCTCATGCGCTGGCCTTTTGGGTCATCACGTCTTGATATAATTGTGCATATTGTTGTGCGCAGCGTTCCATCTGATATTTTTCTGCAAATATCTTTCTGGCAGCCAAGGATTGTCGATTATAAAGATTGGCGTCATTCAGCAATGTTTTGATTTTTATTGCATAGGCTGTGGCATCTTCATCATCGATAACATGCCCATTTAACCCATCCGCGATAACTTCATTATTTCCAGTCACATTGGAAACGATGGCGGGTATGCCAAACTGCATGGCTTCCAATAAGGTAAGTGGCAATCCTTCCCAGCGCGATGGTAGCAGAATGATTTTTGCGCTGCGTAGTATGTCTAGCGTTTCAGCATGTGTTTGTGCGCCAAAAAATTCAATCTGCCCTGTATTGCCAATCATGTGCTTAATCTCAGCTTCTTTTTCACCGCCGCCCACCATGGCAAAGCGATAGCCGTTATCGTTCAATTGTTTGAATATCTCAATCGCAAGTTCAGGATTTTTTTGTCTTACCATGCGCCCAACAAACACTACATCAAAACGCTTATCTGTGCTTGTGCTCAGAGTGACAGGCCTGATACCGTTATAAATGATTACTGAACGGTTTTTTAAAAGCCGATATGTTTTGGCAATCGCTTCATCGCCTTTTGATACATACACAACTGCATCCATGCATATCGAAATAAGTTTTTCGGCAATCATCCCTATGGTGCGCGCGACAGGATTTTTTCGCACAAAGTGATAGCCGTGAACGGTATAAATAAACGTAATGCGTGGATGCATGAAGCGTGCAAGCAAACACTGAAACGCAGCCCGCCCACCATGCAGGTGCACGATGTCAGGTTTTACTTCCTCAATTATTGCGCTCAGCTGAAGTGGAAGGCTAAAGCTAAGCTTGCGTTTAAAAAAATCCAGGCCAAAAGTTTTGGCGCATAGCCCGGTTAGCGCCTTATGTCCGTAGGAGCCGCTATCTGTTACCGCATGAAGGGCTAGGTTATTATTTTTCAGCAATTCCTCAACCAGACTGATGACGAAAGTCGTGCCGCCGCCCGGATTACCATCAGCAACAACCTGAAGAATATTGATTTTTGAAGCTTGGTCCAGCGTGGTCATGAGGTCGTGAATATAGTAAAAAGCATAATGCTATGCCTGAACGATGCAGGTTATGGGTATCATAATCCAAATTGCTAAGATAGGTGAAAACTGGTTTATTGTGGCAACAAGGACGACCCCAAGGATGCTTTTATGAAAATCGCCATTATCCATGATTGGCTTGTTACCAAGGCTGGCTCGGAAGCCGTACTGGAACAATTATTACTCATGTATCCGGGCGCCGATGTTTTTACGCTCGTCAACTTTTTAAATGTTGAAGATTCAAGATTGTTAAACGGTTCGCGCTGTTTTACCAGTTTTATTCAGAACCTTCCTTTCGCACAAAAACATTACCGTAGTTATTTACCGCTGATGCCGCTTGCCATCGAACAGTTTGATGTGTCGGGTTATGATGTGGTCATCAGCTCATCGCATGCCGTTGCCAAAGGTGTGATAACCGGCCCAGATCAAGTCCATCTTTCCTATGTGCATAGCCCGATGCGGTATGCCTGGGATTTGCAGCATATGTATCTGCGCGAAGCCAAAATGGAAAAGGGCATCAAAAGCACCATCGCGCGCATCATCTTGCACTATATGCGCGTGTGGGATGCCCGCACAGTGAATGGTGTTGATTATTTCATTGCCAATTCCAATTTTATCGCACGGCGTATCAAGAAATGTTATGCACGAAAAGCGGAAGTCATTTACCCGCCTGTGCAGCTTGATGAATTCGTTGTTGCTCAAAAACCGAAAGAGGATTTTTATTTAACCGTTTCGCGCTTCGTGCCCTATAAAAAAATCCCGCTGATTGTCGAGGCCTTTGCGCGTATGCCGGATAAAAGACTGGTGGTGATTGGCGATGGGCCAGAACATGATGCGGCGCGCCAAGTCGCTGGACCACATATTGAATTCCTTGGCCGCCAATCGCGTTCGGTCGTCATCGACTACATGCAGCGTGCCAAGGCATTTGTTTTTGCTGCCGAAGAAGACTTTGGAATTGTTCCCGTGGAAGCACAGGGCTGCGGTACGCCCGTTATTGCCTATGGCAAGGGCGGCGCATTAGAAACGGTTGTAGATGGCAAAACAGGTGTCTTTTTTGCTGAGCAAACCACTACCTCGTTAATTGATGCAGTGAAACGATTTGAAAGCCTTGTGTCATCGTTTGATAAGCAGATCATTCGCAGCAACGCCGAACGCTTTGAGGTGGGGCTGTTCCGCTACCATTTTAACGCCTTGTTGGAACAGACAATACGCAAAATGGGCCAAAAAAGTAACGGTTATTAGCGGAAAGAAAGTGCGCACTCTTTTAAGTGGCGCGGTCATTTGGGAACCTATATAAATTGCCCTAATCTTAAAGATTAAATTTATAAGGTCACACATGTCCACAGTGGAACAAGAACAAGACGATTTTATTTCATCAGGTGAACTGCTCAAAATTTGGTACTTCGTCCGACGTAACTCGCTACTGATTGGCCGCGTGATTTTGTGTACGGTTGTGTTGGCGATGCTGTATGCGTTTGTGGCAACGCCCCGCTACGTCAGCGAAGCGATAGTCATGATGGATAGCCGCAAAACCCGCGTAACGAACATGGATGCGGTTGTTTCCAATATGACGCTGGATACATCAGCGGTTCGCACTGAAATTGATATCATTAG includes:
- a CDS encoding polysaccharide pyruvyl transferase family protein, with protein sequence MTKKITIKRIVNAVLSRIPFVAALRTKHQYNKTLQQWSLFIQSATAKPASQCFDRLLIIPSEPYTLIGSRGDHAMMTAIIDKARLKNPNIKIALLTATNGADAAAHKMGCVPLRVWQDRINPERLYADLKSYAPDAVALLGADAMDGYYTSYGTLSYLIIGDVCARLGARVAFIGFSFNAAPAPELKAAFQQMHPAVSFNLRDAISNRRFKEFTSRDTHQVADAAFCLKPDVQSAEYKSVSHWARQQREAGNLVLGFNLHPMLIKHASAQQIKALVDGIVNVISGVSQHKKISWLLVPHDFRDKVADNVCLDAIAQQLQGRSLKNALQVTGQPTAATLKAMVGLTDGLVTGRMHLAIAALGMGVPVLALTYQDKFQGLFDYFDLPEWLLVSPNAAFETQGLIAKIE
- a CDS encoding serine acetyltransferase, whose amino-acid sequence is MPAHEQHKTPEGFWKKITSDAGYYPPRIKSIFFLPLYIFYLLLLVPGFQLALSVRLQEVFGKIPLLGKLLRRVLWYVTTIYFGSEIDIKATIGSGIYMPHPYGIVIGGECVIGKNVSINQNVTLGRRDSDETGDPIIGDNVAINSGAVIVGAIKVGNHAKIGANSVVLKDVPDHATAVGVPAHIVSK
- a CDS encoding cellulase family glycosylhydrolase → MNKIALYLLMLFLAVPLYAAPLRETSIPNGFGVNVHFLGKAEDHIKLLKEAGFGWVRKDFDWASIEKERGEYNFEKYDTFVNAMNDAGIKVLLILNYRNPLYDSNLSPYTNIGRRAFAGFAEAAAKHYANNDVAWEIYNEPNWGFWKPTPKVEDYIELARVVTRALKRAAPHQPILAPALAGPTSDQSKKEASYTYLNAVLNDPIARQWDAISIHPYCTPKKPECIFNETSRLNALLTKHGIRAPYIFSEWGYHTADTKGVSEDMQAAYAARAFLITSSMRMPFSIWYDWQDTSDDTSDGEHNYGLLHYNMLDSDSDETRKPAFHAIRELGQALNGYRFDKIISHTNGIYGLRFKKGRNLAYALWTSEIETQPYQLALPAGRWQVATLLSNSVVIDVKDKQPLALQLQAMPLIVSRVIK
- a CDS encoding glycosyltransferase family 4 protein, which translates into the protein MSKQRILIVSSLFPPHVLGGAESSAYNLALHFRDNGWDVGVLTTALDTGDAVDNQLFEGMRMWRVLMPRPYATFHFQKAKGLQKLLWHFLDHFDPRNKRIMADVLDNFKPDVVSIHLLQGLGYNALQEITRRNIKINFVLHDLGLACIRMNMFKNGSECAMQCTSCKISSAYKWNMLKQSKKLGFISPSQANIETLSRFLPIKSYRNQAILNPNTYPPATAQRVASDNIRFLYVGRLHNTKGVDLLLNVLLQLKDKYKFKVTVIGDGQESASLRATYAKESWCDFTGYISQSEISNYMVNSDVMFIPSIWAENSPGVVVHALSLGLPVMGSRKGGIPELIKDGITGKVIEAGNKAAWRDAIEAVLQKPEILEEWRNNCLVHIHDFEITTIVKQQLEFASHE
- a CDS encoding glycosyltransferase, which produces MTTLDQASKINILQVVADGNPGGGTTFVISLVEELLKNNNLALHAVTDSGSYGHKALTGLCAKTFGLDFFKRKLSFSLPLQLSAIIEEVKPDIVHLHGGRAAFQCLLARFMHPRITFIYTVHGYHFVRKNPVARTIGMIAEKLISICMDAVVYVSKGDEAIAKTYRLLKNRSVIIYNGIRPVTLSTSTDKRFDVVFVGRMVRQKNPELAIEIFKQLNDNGYRFAMVGGGEKEAEIKHMIGNTGQIEFFGAQTHAETLDILRSAKIILLPSRWEGLPLTLLEAMQFGIPAIVSNVTGNNEVIADGLNGHVIDDEDATAYAIKIKTLLNDANLYNRQSLAARKIFAEKYQMERCAQQYAQLYQDVMTQKASA
- a CDS encoding glycosyltransferase family 4 protein, translating into MKIAIIHDWLVTKAGSEAVLEQLLLMYPGADVFTLVNFLNVEDSRLLNGSRCFTSFIQNLPFAQKHYRSYLPLMPLAIEQFDVSGYDVVISSSHAVAKGVITGPDQVHLSYVHSPMRYAWDLQHMYLREAKMEKGIKSTIARIILHYMRVWDARTVNGVDYFIANSNFIARRIKKCYARKAEVIYPPVQLDEFVVAQKPKEDFYLTVSRFVPYKKIPLIVEAFARMPDKRLVVIGDGPEHDAARQVAGPHIEFLGRQSRSVVIDYMQRAKAFVFAAEEDFGIVPVEAQGCGTPVIAYGKGGALETVVDGKTGVFFAEQTTTSLIDAVKRFESLVSSFDKQIIRSNAERFEVGLFRYHFNALLEQTIRKMGQKSNGY